ATTGAAAATAATGGAATAAGAATTTCAACCCAACTCAGTCACGACGTACCGCAAATCTTTTTCTTCTGTTGGATAATACGTTATATGTAGATAGTTGGAGTCATCCACCACAAGATCTCCTTGATATAACGCAAATCCGCCAAGGTCATAGGTATTCTGTTGCCACGTGGCATCCTCAACATACTGCAGATTTACTGCTTTGTCCAGCAATCCATTATAATACCACAAAGACAGTTTTCCCTCTGCATTCGCCTGTATGCTTGTCCATAATCCCATACTTCCTGAATCATCAATGATCATTGTTTGCCATATCCCTCTTTCCTCATGCGCATACTTCACCAGATCGTATCCATTTTCAAAATAGACGATGTGCGGATTATCATCGCTGTCTAGCATCATTGAAGGATTTGCTCCTACATCTCCTTTTTCATCGACAATTTCTGTTTCCCATTGCTGTACTTCTGCATCATATTTCATGTACAACAGATTGTCATTTTCATAATCATAAAACGCAATGCGCGGCTGGTTGTTGCTATCTAACGCAATTGTTGGATTTACAGCAGTCGTGTATGCGTCTTCTATTATCCAGAGATTCCATTGTGAACCATCGTAATTCGCGTACTTGAGTTGCTTATTCTTTGTGTCTGTATAGATAATGTGTGGAAGATCATTTGTGTCCAGCGCAATCGCGGATTCTCTGCCGACGTTTCCTGTATCGATTGTTTGCACATACCAACCATCCGCTGTTTCATACGCGTATTTCAACGCGTCATTTGTTTCATCAAAATAACTGATGTACGCATTTCCTCGTTTGTCTAAGACAAGAGAAGAATCTCTTCCCACATCGCCTTGCGTATCCACGCCATAGATTGTCTGCGCTGTCTCTTGTGTTGTTTTTTGTATTGTTACTATTGCGCCGGTCGTTGTTTTTTTATAGCTTATAGTCAGTTTATTTTTTTCTTCCGCATAGGTGAACAGTGTTCCTTTATTTGTGTAAAAAGAACGTGTTTGATCTGTCGTGTACCAGCCACTGCCCTGCGCTTTTCCTAAATCCGTCAAGAGATTGTTACTTATTTCTATTTGGTTGTTATAGAGATCATCGTAAACTATTTCGATACTCAGCGCAGGATTTGTCCCATGACCAATGTATTTGCTCGCTGCTAACGCGCCATCCGCATATTCTGAAAACAAAAACCCTTCAACAATTTGTGTTCCTGTGTTTGTGTTGACGAGTTCTAGTGTTGCTTTGTCGTAGAGTTCAATTGTTGCTCCATCGCTGCTACCAATGCTGGTGAAGGAAATTTGGTTTGTCGCTTCATTGATTGTCAGAAAGATTGTCGTATCGCCAATAGTAAACGCTGTTGCACTTCCATCTGTGTACTGAAGATTATTCGCCTCTTTTTCATACGAACTGTCTTCCATACTGATTTGATTTTTTTCTGTGTTTATACTTTTGATCTTGAAAAGATGCGCGTTCTGCCGCGCAATGACAAGAAATTGCGCACCAACACAATCTTCGACACTTGTTGTTCCTGCACACGCTTCACTTTCTAAGTATATTCTGTCATCCGGATTTCCATTCTGCTCTTTTCCGTAATATACTGCTTCTGTCTGCGATTGTCCACTCGCACTGCCATCTCCTGCAATAGGGATGGAAATTAATTTTCCATCACTATTTTTCCATTTTATTGTGCCACTTGTTGCTTTTGCAGAAATGGAAAAAATATCTGTTTGCGCTGTCGCTACTGCGGCGCCTGTGAGAGAAAAATAAATTGACTCTTCTGTGTTGTGCGTTGTTATTCCTTCCGCGTCTTGAATGAGCAAAATAACCCCCATACTTACACAAGCAACCAATGCAGTGAAGAGGAGCGGATAAAGTTGTTTCATGGATTTTTCTGCGTCATTCTTCTATATAAAACTTCGTCCGAAAGGTTTATATAAAACTAAATATGAGAAAAGAATTATTATGGCAAAGAAAAAAGCAGAGAAAAAGATAAACTCCAAATACAAGAGCTACATCAAAGATTCTTATACTAAAAAATTATACAAAAATGTTGTTGAGGAATATACTGGCATCGCGAGGATTTATAATGACAAATGGAAAACATATCTTGCTTCTACTGAAAAAGCAATTCTTGATCAACTCAAATTGAAAGGCAAGGAAACAATTCTTGACGCAGGCTGCGGCACTGGAAGTCTTATTGCCGGAATCCGACAGAAGTTCAAGCATCGTGGGAATATTTTAGGATTTGACATTACGCCCGCTATGCTTGATCTTGCGGAATATCATCTTTCCAAAGATAGATTTAACAAAACACTTTCTCTTGAACTTGCGCACTGCGAAAATTTTAGCGCGAAGAACGCAAGCGTTGATGTGGTGATTTCTTCTTCAGTGTTACATCATTTACCCCATCCTGATCACGCGCTTGCGGAATTTCGCCGCGTGTTGAAGAAGAATGGAAGATTGTTGATACTTGACATTTGCACTGATTATCCGACGACATTTATCTTTGATAGATTTGCACGATTGTTTCATAAGGCACATCATAAAGCATACAGCGCAGCAGAAGTAGAAGAGATGCTCAAGAAGCATAAGTTTACTGTTACTGCGTTTAAGACGTGGAAAGCGACTCCAACACTCGGTGTGTTTTTGTTCGAAGCGAAGAAGAAGTAGGTTGGACAGACTTTTTTCTAGATTTTCTGTTTCTTACTCTATAACATGCAAGAACACATGCGATCTCATTATAAGTTATTGTTTGATTCGGAATTCGGTCTTTTATTATTTTCAGCGTGTCAACACTATTATGGATATAAAAGAGAGTCTCCAAAACACGTTCTTTTGTTAGAATTTGATAAATCGAGATATTATTTGAAGCAATACCTTTTACTGCATGTTCCCAAACCGTGTTTTCTTTGATGCTACGCAATTCTGCTACTTGTTGAATTGTATTTCCTCTCTTAAGAAATTGCACACTCTTTTGATAACTAAACTGTTCTTGACTCCTTCTTATTTTCTTTTGAAAATTTGTTGTTTTCTTAGTTACCGTCGGGGGGGGGGGGGGCGAAAAAATTATTTTTTGGTGTAATTTTTAATTTCAACGGAAATAAGATGTTAAACGTGCGCACAACTTTTCTTCTGTATTTGTATGTATTAGCGTGAGAAACATGAGCTATCCATCCTTCTAAAGACTCGATTACTTTTTCTCTACCTATTTTCCCTTTTGCATACATTTTTTTGAGTGCTTTTAGCTTTCTCTTAAATTTCCAAACATTCTTTTTTCTAACAAGCGTATGATGAAAAAAGATACGGAAACCAAGAAAAGTGATACCATTATTTAATGTGAGAATTTTTGATTTTGTCGGATGAAGTTCCAATTGCAATGTTGTTTTCAGAAAGAAATCAATTTTTTCTTTCCATAATTCTAAAATATTTCTCTTTTCGTCTAAAATCACAAAATCATCCACGTAACGAATGTACCATTTTGCTTTCAAATCGTGTTTTACAAATTGGTCTAATTCGTTTAAGTAAATATTCGCAAAAAATTGTGATGTGAGGTTTCCTAACGGCATTCCTTTGCCTATCTCTGTTGTATGATGGTTTTCCAGAATTATAGCAATAAGCCACAACAAATCCTTATCAAAGATTCTCTTCTCAAGGAGAGAAAGGAGAATCTTGTGATCAACAGCATCAAAATACTTTTTTATGTCTGCTTTCAAAATATAACAGGTTCTGCTGTTATTTTTTGAGACAATTCGTTTGAAATAATGTAAACGCTGTATTGCTTTCAGTGTCCCTTTTCCTACCCTATTCGCATAGGAATCATAAATAAACTGTTTATCGAATATTGGTTCAATGATATTGCAAATTGCGTGATGCACTATTCTGTCACGAAAATCTGATTTACTAATCTTTCGTGTCTTTGGATCTCTCAGGATAAATGTTTCCAATGGCTTTGGTCTGTAGCAATGAAGCAATAATTCATTGCGTAATGTAATCAGATTTGTATCTATATTTTGTTCAAAATCAAGAACATACGTTTTTAGCGTCTTTCCTTTTCTGGCTTTTTGAAATGCTTCTTTCAAGTTATCAAGGTCGCAAACTTTGTCATACAATACTGGCATAGAAAAAATAAAAGTCCCAGCTTTAAGAACTTGACTATTCCGACGAGGAAGCGGCCATTGTTGTTGAGGTTGTTGTTGCCATTCAAGCCATTGTTATCATTGTTGCCAGCAAAGAGCACACGCCCCTGAGTAGCCCTCTTGCGGAAATGATCACCACCACTTCATT
The Candidatus Woesearchaeota archaeon DNA segment above includes these coding regions:
- a CDS encoding class I SAM-dependent methyltransferase — encoded protein: MAKKKAEKKINSKYKSYIKDSYTKKLYKNVVEEYTGIARIYNDKWKTYLASTEKAILDQLKLKGKETILDAGCGTGSLIAGIRQKFKHRGNILGFDITPAMLDLAEYHLSKDRFNKTLSLELAHCENFSAKNASVDVVISSSVLHHLPHPDHALAEFRRVLKKNGRLLILDICTDYPTTFIFDRFARLFHKAHHKAYSAAEVEEMLKKHKFTVTAFKTWKATPTLGVFLFEAKKK
- a CDS encoding helix-turn-helix domain-containing protein, translating into MQFLKRGNTIQQVAELRSIKENTVWEHAVKGIASNNISIYQILTKERVLETLFYIHNSVDTLKIIKDRIPNQTITYNEIACVLACYRVRNRKSRKKSVQPTSSSLRTKTHRVLESLSTS